In Methylomonas sp. ZR1, one DNA window encodes the following:
- a CDS encoding HIT family protein, which produces MNCPFCTLPKERIILSNTLGMVIRDGYPISPGHTLVIPQRHTGSFFELEPEERDSLFSLLEESKRGLDKEFQPDGYNIGINDGPSAGQTVPHLHIHLIPRYSGDQEDPRGGIRWIIPEKAKYWS; this is translated from the coding sequence ATGAATTGTCCATTTTGCACTCTCCCGAAAGAGCGAATCATCTTATCAAATACCCTTGGAATGGTAATACGGGATGGTTATCCCATTTCACCCGGGCATACATTGGTTATCCCTCAAAGACATACTGGGTCATTCTTTGAGCTAGAGCCCGAGGAAAGAGACTCGCTTTTTTCATTGCTGGAAGAATCTAAACGTGGTTTGGATAAAGAGTTTCAGCCGGATGGATACAATATAGGAATTAATGATGGACCATCAGCAGGGCAAACAGTGCCACATCTGCATATACATCTCATCCCCCGATATTCAGGCGACCAAGAAGACCCACGGGGCGGCATTCGTTGGATTATTCCTGAGAAAGCAAAGTATTGGTCTTAA
- a CDS encoding recombinase family protein has protein sequence MSRVFAYCRVSTTDQTTQNQSLEIQSAGFAIQPHRLIEESISGSVAAKERPGFNKLIERLESGDVLVVTKLDRLGRNAMDVRATVEHLSDSGVRVHCLALGGVDLTSSAGKMTMQVIAAVAEFERDLLIERTQAGISRAKAAGKQFGRPPALNAEARAEVVKRLATGSNVSELAREFKTTRQTIMRIREAALKSPQSENTVHFSGE, from the coding sequence ATGTCACGCGTCTTTGCTTATTGTCGAGTGTCGACCACAGACCAGACTACCCAAAATCAAAGCCTGGAAATTCAATCTGCTGGTTTTGCCATCCAACCGCACCGTTTGATTGAAGAAAGCATCAGTGGTTCAGTCGCGGCTAAAGAACGACCAGGCTTTAATAAGTTAATCGAGCGGCTGGAATCGGGCGATGTGTTAGTGGTGACCAAGCTGGATCGACTCGGCCGTAACGCCATGGATGTCAGAGCCACGGTCGAGCACCTTTCTGATTCTGGGGTGCGCGTTCATTGTCTGGCGTTAGGTGGGGTTGATCTGACCAGTTCTGCCGGCAAGATGACCATGCAGGTCATCGCAGCGGTCGCTGAATTTGAGCGTGACTTGCTGATTGAGCGAACCCAAGCGGGCATTAGTCGCGCGAAGGCAGCGGGTAAACAGTTCGGCCGGCCGCCGGCACTCAATGCGGAAGCTCGTGCTGAAGTTGTCAAACGCTTGGCCACTGGCAGCAACGTTTCGGAGTTGGCTCGGGAATTCAAAACTACCCGGCAAACCATTATGCGCATTAGGGAAGCGGCGTTGAAATCACCGCAAAGTGAAAATACGGTCCACTTTTCTGGGGAGTAA
- a CDS encoding WGR domain-containing protein — protein MNHVYLERHDTENNMHRFYQMFVTPGLFDDWSLIKEWGRVGSPGTVRKEWFTTEQDAELASQKISSKKIKKGYRLK, from the coding sequence ATGAATCATGTGTATTTGGAACGGCACGATACCGAAAACAACATGCATCGTTTTTATCAGATGTTTGTGACGCCAGGCTTATTTGACGATTGGTCGCTGATCAAGGAATGGGGCAGGGTTGGTTCTCCGGGTACGGTGCGGAAGGAGTGGTTTACCACGGAACAAGATGCAGAATTGGCCAGCCAAAAAATCAGCAGCAAAAAAATTAAAAAGGGTTATCGTTTAAAATAA
- a CDS encoding class I SAM-dependent DNA methyltransferase, whose amino-acid sequence MLDDIKRTLWAAADKLRANMDAAEYKHLVLGLIFVKYISDTFAARRAELTRRFTDEADEYFLHECDDEMLAEELEDRDYYKEVNVFWVPETARWEAIRAAAKQADIGKRIDDALAIIETENPKLKGILDKRYARAQLPDGKLGELVDLVSTIGFGDDPSQARDVLGQVYEYFLGQFASAEGKKGGQFYTPASIVKTLVAVLAPHHGKVYDPCCGSGGMFVQSEKFIEAHGGKLGDVSIYGQESNPTTWRLAAMNLAIRGIDFNLGREPADTFTRNQHPDLRADFILANPPFNISDWWHGSLEGDPRWVYGTPPQGNANYAWLQHMLYQLKPNGRAGIVLANGSMSSSQNSEGDIRRAMVDADVVEVMIALPGQLFFNTQIPACLWFLAKQKTGRQNEVLFIDARKLGSMISRVQAELTDEVIERIAGTVAAWRGEVSAGDYQDIPGYCRSVKLTEIAEHGHVLTPGRYVGAEAIEDDDEAFADKMQKLTEKLGEQMAKGAELDQLIRQKLGGLGYEF is encoded by the coding sequence ATGCTAGACGACATTAAAAGGACACTCTGGGCCGCAGCCGATAAGCTGCGGGCCAACATGGACGCCGCCGAATACAAACACTTGGTTCTTGGCCTGATCTTCGTCAAATACATCTCCGATACCTTCGCCGCCCGCCGTGCCGAACTCACCCGCCGCTTTACCGATGAAGCTGACGAATATTTCTTGCATGAATGCGACGACGAGATGCTGGCCGAGGAACTGGAAGACCGCGACTATTACAAAGAGGTCAACGTGTTCTGGGTGCCGGAAACGGCCCGATGGGAAGCTATCCGCGCCGCCGCTAAGCAAGCGGACATTGGCAAACGCATCGACGATGCGCTGGCGATCATCGAAACCGAAAACCCCAAGCTGAAAGGCATTCTGGATAAGCGCTATGCCCGCGCCCAACTGCCGGATGGCAAACTCGGCGAACTGGTCGATCTGGTGTCGACCATCGGCTTTGGTGACGATCCCAGCCAAGCCCGCGACGTTCTCGGCCAAGTTTACGAATACTTCCTCGGCCAGTTTGCCAGCGCCGAGGGCAAGAAAGGCGGCCAATTCTACACGCCTGCCAGCATAGTAAAAACGCTGGTCGCCGTCCTCGCTCCGCATCATGGCAAGGTTTACGACCCATGCTGCGGTTCCGGCGGCATGTTCGTGCAATCGGAAAAGTTCATCGAAGCCCACGGCGGCAAGCTCGGTGACGTGTCGATCTACGGTCAGGAATCCAACCCGACTACCTGGCGCTTGGCGGCCATGAATCTGGCTATTCGCGGCATCGATTTCAACTTAGGGAGAGAACCCGCCGACACCTTTACCCGCAACCAGCACCCGGATTTACGCGCCGACTTCATCCTTGCCAATCCGCCGTTCAACATCAGCGACTGGTGGCACGGCAGCCTGGAAGGCGACCCGCGCTGGGTTTACGGCACGCCGCCGCAAGGCAACGCCAACTATGCCTGGTTGCAGCACATGTTGTATCAGCTCAAGCCCAACGGCCGCGCCGGTATCGTGCTGGCCAACGGCTCGATGAGTTCCAGCCAGAACAGCGAAGGTGACATCCGCCGCGCCATGGTCGACGCCGACGTGGTGGAAGTGATGATCGCCTTGCCCGGCCAGTTGTTCTTCAATACCCAGATTCCGGCCTGTTTGTGGTTCCTGGCTAAACAGAAGACCGGTCGCCAAAACGAAGTGCTATTCATCGACGCCCGCAAGTTGGGCAGCATGATCAGTCGGGTGCAGGCGGAACTGACGGATGAAGTCATCGAACGCATTGCCGGTACGGTCGCTGCATGGCGAGGGGAAGTTAGTGCTGGCGATTATCAAGACATCCCCGGCTACTGCCGCAGCGTCAAACTAACCGAAATCGCCGAGCATGGTCACGTACTCACACCTGGCCGCTATGTCGGGGCCGAAGCAATTGAGGACGACGACGAAGCCTTTGCCGACAAGATGCAAAAGCTCACCGAGAAGCTGGGCGAGCAGATGGCGAAAGGCGCGGAACTCGATCAGTTGATCCGGCAGAAGCTGGGAGGGCTGGGGTATGAGTTCTGA